In Patescibacteria group bacterium, a single window of DNA contains:
- the atpE gene encoding ATP synthase F0 subunit C: MENIMLAKALAIGIGAIGPGLGIGFIGAKAMEAIGRNPEASSKILVPMLLACAFAEAIAIYALVIAFSIS; the protein is encoded by the coding sequence ATGGAAAATATAATGTTAGCCAAAGCTTTAGCTATTGGTATCGGCGCTATCGGTCCCGGTTTGGGTATCGGTTTCATTGGCGCGAAAGCCATGGAAGCGATCGGCCGCAATCCGGAAGCTTCCAGCAAAATTTTAGTGCCAATGTTATTGGCCTGCGCTTTTGCCGAAGCTATTGCCATTTACGCTTTAGTTATTGCTTTCAGTATCAGTTAA
- the atpF gene encoding F0F1 ATP synthase subunit B, with amino-acid sequence MDSLVSIFHIDFKLFLAQLINFAIIFFVLYKFAFKPIAKVMQERTVTIEKSLNDAKEVEKKLAETNLEQIKILNSAKKDALAIVENANQSAEINKQKLVEKTKLEVAAIFESEKAKIAQEKEESIKEIKNEMTDLVVLAVEKVLKEKMTDVKDKKIIEDLIK; translated from the coding sequence ATGGATTCATTAGTTTCTATTTTTCACATTGATTTTAAATTATTTTTGGCTCAACTGATTAATTTCGCGATTATCTTTTTTGTGCTTTATAAATTCGCTTTTAAGCCGATTGCTAAAGTAATGCAAGAAAGAACCGTGACGATTGAAAAAAGTTTGAATGATGCCAAGGAAGTTGAAAAAAAATTGGCCGAAACAAATCTTGAACAAATTAAAATTTTAAACAGCGCCAAGAAAGACGCTTTGGCTATTGTTGAAAATGCCAATCAGTCGGCTGAAATCAATAAGCAAAAATTAGTTGAAAAAACCAAATTGGAAGTGGCGGCTATTTTTGAAAGCGAGAAAGCCAAAATCGCTCAAGAAAAAGAAGAATCAATCAAAGAAATAAAAAATGAAATGACTGATTTGGTGGTTTTGGCCGTGGAAAAAGTGCTTAAGGAAAAAATGACTGATGTTAAAGATAAAAAAATAATTGAGGATTTAATTAAATAA